In a single window of the Actinomycetota bacterium genome:
- a CDS encoding M1 family metallopeptidase produces the protein MPELDPHRLARHARPRRYDLTLVPDLAAARFAGDVTIHVDVDERTDELVLNAAELDIDVVELDGVEASWRLDPDAERLFVTPSAGLGTGSCTLHVAFRGTLNDKLRGFYRSTFVDGAGAEHIIATTQMQATDCRRAFPCWDEPEWKAVFGITLVVPKDLLAISNGPELERTDRPDGTVAVRFADTMPISTYLVAFVVGPLEATPAVDVGGVPLRVVHVPGKAHLTGFGLDVGAFALRWFVDYYGIPYPDAKIDLVALPDFAAGAMENLGCITFRESVLLVDPATSTQQEQQSVADVVAHELAHMWFGDLVTMRWWNGIWLNEAFATFMEIAACAAYRPDWDRWTSFSLERSIAFETDSLATTRPVEFEVRSPADADAMFDVLTYLKGGALLRMLQQYLGEDRFRDGVRHYLRTHAYANTETSDLWDAIETVADEEPVRALMDSWIWQPGFPLVTAGVDGDDVVLTQRRFGFTSKVTDDPATWLVPVHVRTGDSPDVKVLLADEPARIPCGEGPVVVNAGGHGFYRVSYDDTLRSRLTGAALRGLSTVERYLLLDDAWNAVVADELAAASFLDLAAGFGEDDDLAVWQALTVGLRGIGRLVDGEAHDAFRDRVRSLALPAISRLGWEPVTDEDPLRAKLRGLLAVTVAVLGNDAEAQVRCRALLDAADAAPGGFGVDPELVAAATSVVGATGDARDFERFLGQFRSPATPQEQLRALYALAEFDSPELVERACELAFSGEVKTQNAPFLLGRCIANRNHGALAWQMVRARWDHACATFPNSTIVRMIDAVKLLNTAELEADVQAFFAEHPIPQAAATLAQVLERQRVNVALREREEGRLGTLLRGTGRR, from the coding sequence GTGCCCGAGCTCGATCCCCACCGGTTGGCCCGCCATGCACGGCCGCGCCGCTACGACCTGACACTCGTTCCCGACCTGGCTGCAGCACGCTTCGCGGGCGACGTCACCATCCACGTGGACGTCGACGAACGCACCGACGAACTGGTGCTGAACGCCGCCGAGCTCGACATCGACGTAGTCGAGCTCGACGGAGTCGAGGCCTCGTGGCGCCTCGATCCGGATGCCGAACGGCTCTTCGTGACGCCGAGCGCCGGGCTGGGCACCGGCAGCTGCACCCTGCACGTCGCCTTCCGCGGCACGCTCAACGACAAGCTGCGCGGCTTCTACCGCAGCACGTTCGTCGACGGGGCCGGCGCCGAGCACATCATCGCCACCACCCAGATGCAGGCAACCGACTGCAGGCGCGCCTTCCCCTGCTGGGACGAGCCGGAGTGGAAGGCGGTGTTCGGGATCACGCTCGTGGTGCCGAAGGATCTGCTGGCGATCAGCAACGGCCCCGAGCTGGAACGAACTGATCGACCCGACGGCACCGTCGCCGTTCGCTTCGCGGACACGATGCCGATCAGCACCTACCTCGTCGCGTTCGTCGTCGGCCCGCTCGAAGCGACTCCGGCGGTCGACGTCGGCGGAGTGCCGCTGCGCGTCGTGCACGTGCCCGGCAAGGCCCACCTCACCGGTTTCGGGCTCGACGTCGGTGCGTTCGCGCTGCGCTGGTTCGTCGACTACTACGGCATCCCCTACCCCGACGCGAAGATCGACCTCGTCGCGCTGCCCGACTTCGCGGCAGGGGCGATGGAGAACCTCGGCTGCATCACGTTCCGCGAGAGCGTGCTGCTCGTCGATCCGGCGACGAGCACGCAGCAAGAGCAGCAGTCCGTCGCCGACGTCGTCGCGCACGAGCTGGCCCATATGTGGTTCGGCGACCTCGTCACCATGCGGTGGTGGAACGGCATCTGGCTGAACGAGGCATTCGCGACGTTCATGGAGATCGCCGCGTGCGCCGCGTACCGCCCCGACTGGGACCGGTGGACCAGCTTCTCGTTGGAGCGCTCGATTGCGTTCGAGACCGACTCGCTGGCAACGACACGCCCGGTGGAGTTCGAGGTGCGCTCACCCGCCGACGCCGATGCGATGTTCGACGTGCTGACCTACCTGAAGGGTGGCGCGCTGCTCCGGATGCTCCAGCAGTATCTGGGCGAGGACCGCTTCCGGGACGGGGTCCGGCACTACCTGCGCACCCACGCGTACGCGAACACCGAGACCTCCGACCTGTGGGACGCGATCGAGACGGTGGCCGACGAAGAACCGGTACGCGCGCTCATGGACTCGTGGATCTGGCAGCCCGGCTTCCCGTTGGTCACCGCGGGCGTCGACGGTGACGACGTGGTGCTCACCCAGCGCCGCTTCGGCTTCACCAGCAAGGTCACCGACGACCCGGCGACGTGGCTGGTGCCGGTCCACGTGCGCACCGGCGACTCCCCCGACGTCAAGGTGCTGCTCGCCGACGAGCCGGCGCGCATCCCCTGCGGCGAGGGTCCCGTCGTCGTCAACGCCGGCGGCCACGGCTTCTACCGCGTCTCCTACGACGACACGCTGCGTTCCCGGCTCACGGGCGCCGCCCTGCGCGGGCTGTCCACCGTCGAGCGGTACCTGCTGCTCGACGACGCCTGGAACGCGGTGGTCGCCGACGAGCTCGCCGCGGCCTCCTTCCTCGATCTCGCCGCGGGCTTCGGCGAAGACGACGACCTCGCCGTCTGGCAGGCGCTGACCGTCGGCCTGCGCGGCATCGGGCGCCTGGTCGACGGCGAGGCCCACGACGCGTTCCGCGATCGAGTGCGCTCCCTCGCCTTGCCGGCGATCAGCCGTCTCGGGTGGGAACCCGTCACCGACGAGGACCCGTTGCGGGCCAAGCTGCGCGGCCTGCTCGCGGTGACCGTCGCCGTGCTCGGCAACGACGCCGAAGCGCAGGTGCGCTGCCGCGCGCTGCTCGACGCGGCCGACGCGGCTCCGGGCGGCTTCGGCGTCGACCCCGAGCTCGTCGCTGCGGCGACGAGCGTCGTCGGTGCCACCGGTGACGCCCGCGACTTCGAGCGCTTCCTCGGCCAGTTCCGCAGCCCGGCCACTCCCCAAGAACAGCTCCGTGCCCTCTACGCGCTGGCCGAATTCGACTCGCCCGAGCTGGTGGAGCGCGCATGCGAGCTCGCGTTCAGTGGCGAGGTGAAGACCCAGAACGCGCCGTTCCTGCTCGGGCGCTGCATCGCGAACCGCAACCACGGCGCGCTCGCCTGGCAGATGGTGCGCGCGCGGTGGGACCACGCCTGCGCGACGTTCCCCAACTCGACCATCGTGCGCATGATCGACGCGGTCAAACTGCTGAACACGGCCGAGCTCGAAGCAGACGTGCAGGCGTTCTTCGCCGAGCACCCGATCCCTCAGGCGGCAGCCACGCTCGCCCAGGTGTTGGAGCGCCAGCGGGTCAACGTGGCCCTGCGTGAACGGGAGGAAGGCCGGCTCGGCACCCTGCTCAGGGGCACCGGCCGCCGGTAG
- a CDS encoding phospho-sugar mutase has product MNDDANVTARRWLAAEPDADIAAELDALLRGEPAELSARFAGRLLFGTAGLRGAVGAGPLRMNRLVVRQAAAGLVDHLLAEDPSAAERGLLIGYDARRKSDAFALDTARVAAARGMRARLLPRPLPTPVLAWNITELGAAGGVMVTASHNPPADNGYKVYLGTGAQIVPPADEQISARIAAVDPTTVELAPEDHPLVEHLDESPYEAYLAAVPHVRLRPDVAGVPIVATALHGVGGETLLAAFDRAGFPRPGVVAAQQQPDAAFPTVPFPNPEEPGAMDLLLDLADETGAVLAIANDPDADRLGAAIPAEGGGWRKLSGDEIGWLLADHILGYTSGADRLVVTTLVSSSLLARIAADHGVHCEETFTGFKWIAHTALSHPELRFVFGYEQALGFLVTGQPLDKDGITAAVLMAEIAAVAAAEGTTVQGRLDSLAARYGRYVTTERSIRMEPIAAAAAVGRLQASPPAQVGGRQVTAVSTYPEADLVRIFIAPADDTGSPVRLQVRPSGTEPKVKLYAEAIGEDPGPLVDALVSLLTAPARP; this is encoded by the coding sequence ATGAACGACGACGCGAACGTCACCGCCCGCAGATGGCTGGCGGCGGAGCCCGATGCCGACATCGCCGCAGAGCTCGACGCCCTGCTGCGCGGTGAGCCGGCCGAGCTCTCCGCCCGGTTCGCCGGCCGGCTGCTGTTCGGTACGGCCGGCCTGCGCGGCGCGGTGGGCGCCGGGCCGCTGCGCATGAACCGGCTCGTCGTCCGCCAGGCCGCAGCCGGGCTGGTCGACCACCTGCTGGCCGAAGATCCCTCGGCGGCGGAGCGTGGGCTGCTGATCGGCTACGACGCCCGCCGCAAGAGCGACGCGTTCGCACTCGACACGGCGCGGGTGGCCGCGGCCCGCGGGATGCGGGCCCGCTTGCTGCCGCGACCACTGCCGACACCGGTGCTCGCCTGGAACATCACCGAGCTCGGCGCGGCGGGCGGGGTGATGGTCACCGCCAGCCACAACCCGCCCGCCGACAACGGCTACAAGGTGTACCTCGGCACAGGCGCTCAGATCGTGCCGCCGGCCGACGAGCAGATCTCCGCCCGCATCGCGGCCGTCGACCCGACCACCGTCGAGCTGGCACCCGAGGATCATCCACTCGTCGAGCACCTCGACGAGTCCCCGTATGAGGCCTACCTCGCCGCAGTGCCCCATGTCCGCCTGCGCCCCGACGTGGCGGGCGTGCCGATCGTGGCCACCGCGTTGCACGGCGTCGGTGGGGAGACCCTGCTCGCCGCGTTCGACCGCGCGGGCTTTCCCCGCCCGGGCGTCGTCGCCGCGCAGCAGCAGCCCGACGCCGCGTTCCCGACCGTGCCGTTCCCCAACCCCGAAGAGCCCGGGGCGATGGACCTGCTGCTCGATCTCGCGGACGAGACCGGGGCGGTGCTGGCGATCGCCAACGATCCCGACGCCGACCGTCTCGGCGCCGCAATCCCCGCCGAGGGCGGCGGCTGGCGCAAGCTGAGCGGTGACGAGATCGGCTGGCTGCTCGCCGACCACATCTTGGGCTACACCTCCGGCGCCGACCGGCTGGTGGTGACCACCCTCGTCTCCTCCTCGCTCCTCGCCCGCATCGCCGCCGACCACGGCGTGCACTGCGAGGAGACGTTCACCGGCTTCAAGTGGATCGCCCACACCGCGCTCAGCCACCCTGAGCTGCGGTTCGTGTTCGGCTACGAGCAGGCGCTCGGCTTCCTCGTCACCGGACAGCCGCTCGACAAGGACGGGATCACCGCGGCAGTGCTGATGGCCGAGATCGCCGCGGTGGCGGCGGCTGAGGGCACCACCGTGCAAGGGCGCCTCGACTCGCTTGCCGCGCGCTACGGGCGCTACGTCACCACCGAGCGCAGCATCCGTATGGAACCCATCGCTGCGGCAGCCGCCGTCGGGCGCCTGCAGGCTTCACCTCCCGCGCAGGTCGGCGGTCGCCAGGTGACCGCGGTCAGCACCTACCCGGAGGCCGACCTCGTGCGCATCTTCATCGCCCCCGCCGACGACACGGGGTCGCCGGTGCGGTTGCAGGTGCGTCCGAGCGGCACGGAGCCGAAGGTGAAGCTGTACGCCGAGGCGATCGGTGAGGACCCGGGGCCGCTCGTCGACGCCCTCGTGTCGTTGCTCACCGCCCCGGCCCGGCCCTGA
- a CDS encoding adenosine kinase: MPDAPPPLYDVVGIGNALVDVIAHAGDDFLHHEGIVKGSMTLVDASRAEHLYRSLGAAVEMSGGSAANTVVGVASLGGRAAYIGKVSDDELGQVFGHDLRAVGVTFRPGGLLHEMATGRCIIVVTPDAQRTMNTYLGVSSYLQPSDVDDATIAAGRVLYMEGYLFDRDDAKAAFRHAARVAHANGREVALTLSDSFCVERHRDDFRALVSDEVDILFGNEHELLALYEHDTFEAAVAAVRQDARLAVITRGVMGSIAITHDAIVEVAPEHVDHVLDTTGAGDLYAAGFLHGYTHGRPLEACGRLASIAAAEVISHIGPRPLTELRHLVPADLATGGTR, translated from the coding sequence GTGCCCGACGCGCCTCCGCCGCTGTACGACGTCGTCGGCATCGGCAACGCGCTGGTCGACGTCATCGCCCACGCCGGCGACGACTTCTTGCACCACGAGGGCATCGTCAAGGGCTCGATGACGCTGGTCGACGCTTCGCGCGCGGAGCACCTCTACCGCTCGCTCGGGGCGGCGGTCGAGATGAGCGGGGGATCGGCGGCGAACACCGTCGTCGGCGTCGCGAGCCTCGGCGGGCGGGCCGCCTACATCGGCAAGGTCTCCGACGACGAGCTGGGCCAGGTGTTCGGCCACGACCTGCGCGCCGTCGGCGTGACCTTCCGCCCGGGTGGCCTGCTGCACGAGATGGCGACAGGGCGCTGCATCATCGTCGTCACCCCCGACGCGCAGCGGACGATGAACACCTACCTAGGCGTCTCGTCCTACCTCCAGCCGAGTGACGTCGACGACGCCACGATCGCCGCCGGCAGGGTGCTGTACATGGAGGGATACCTGTTCGACCGTGACGACGCGAAGGCAGCCTTCCGCCACGCGGCACGTGTCGCCCACGCCAACGGGCGCGAGGTGGCACTGACGCTGTCGGACAGCTTCTGCGTGGAGCGCCATCGCGACGACTTCCGCGCGCTCGTGTCCGACGAGGTCGACATCCTGTTCGGCAACGAGCACGAGCTGCTCGCGCTGTACGAGCACGACACGTTCGAGGCCGCCGTCGCCGCCGTCCGCCAAGACGCCCGCCTGGCGGTGATCACGCGCGGGGTGATGGGCTCGATCGCGATCACCCACGACGCGATCGTCGAGGTCGCCCCCGAGCATGTCGACCACGTGCTCGACACCACCGGTGCCGGAGACCTGTACGCAGCCGGGTTCCTCCACGGGTACACCCATGGGCGCCCGCTTGAGGCGTGCGGACGGCTCGCCTCGATCGCCGCGGCCGAGGTGATCTCGCACATCGGGCCCCGCCCGCTGACCGAGCTGCGCCACCTGGTCCCGGCCGACCTGGCGACAGGAGGGACGCGATGA
- the upp gene encoding uracil phosphoribosyltransferase yields MSVEVQIVDHPLVADALANVRDRYTPNTLFRQELGRVGLLLLAEATRQLPTVDVTVDTPLTAAPGRRLASRPLLVPVLRAGLGFVTAAQHLLPDADVGFVGIARDEVTFSPRPYVNKLPARLDGRMCIVLDPMLATGGSLAYTVQLLRERGAPTPVTVVCVLAAPEGIEHLRAEGLDLRIFTAAVDDRLNDLAFIVPGLGDAGDRQFGTGS; encoded by the coding sequence ATGTCCGTCGAAGTCCAGATCGTCGATCACCCACTTGTCGCCGATGCCCTCGCCAACGTGCGCGACCGCTACACGCCGAACACGCTCTTTCGCCAGGAGCTCGGCCGCGTCGGTCTGCTGCTGCTGGCCGAGGCGACACGCCAACTGCCGACGGTCGACGTCACCGTCGACACGCCGCTCACCGCCGCCCCCGGCCGACGGCTGGCCAGCCGGCCGCTGCTCGTGCCGGTGCTGCGCGCCGGGCTCGGCTTCGTCACCGCTGCCCAGCACCTGTTGCCCGACGCCGACGTCGGCTTCGTCGGCATCGCCCGCGACGAAGTGACGTTCTCGCCGCGCCCCTACGTCAACAAGCTGCCGGCACGCCTCGACGGACGCATGTGCATCGTGCTCGACCCGATGCTCGCCACCGGCGGCTCGCTCGCCTACACCGTGCAGCTGCTGCGCGAGCGTGGCGCGCCCACGCCGGTGACCGTCGTGTGCGTGCTGGCCGCGCCCGAGGGCATCGAGCACCTGCGCGCCGAGGGGCTCGACCTGCGCATCTTCACCGCTGCCGTCGACGACCGGTTGAACGACCTCGCGTTCATCGTGCCCGGGCTCGGCGACGCTGGCGACCGCCAGTTCGGCACCGGCTCCTGA
- a CDS encoding TraR/DksA family transcriptional regulator, whose product MSATPTEPAAEAGDEHLRHQADTAQVQLARLEAEYAQLLSDPDSIQEDRDGTRTLLEAARLTLERAESALRRRAEGSYGKCVRCGAAIAPERLEAIPEATTCVSCA is encoded by the coding sequence ATGTCCGCCACCCCCACCGAGCCCGCTGCCGAAGCCGGCGACGAGCACCTGCGCCACCAGGCCGATACCGCGCAGGTTCAGCTTGCTCGGCTCGAGGCCGAGTACGCCCAGCTGCTTTCCGATCCCGATTCCATCCAAGAGGATCGTGACGGCACCCGCACGCTGCTCGAAGCTGCCCGCCTCACCCTCGAACGGGCCGAGAGCGCGCTACGCCGCCGAGCCGAGGGTTCCTACGGCAAGTGCGTGCGCTGCGGCGCGGCGATCGCCCCCGAGAGGCTGGAAGCGATCCCCGAGGCGACGACCTGCGTCTCGTGTGCCTGA